A genomic stretch from Desulfotignum balticum DSM 7044 includes:
- a CDS encoding type II toxin-antitoxin system PemK/MazF family toxin, with translation MVINQGDIFWIDFRAPNGSEPGYRHPHLVLQNNLFNRSRINTVVVCTFTSNMKRASAPGNVTLKKGEANLSKKSVVNISQIFTVNKSDLSEKIGTLSKDRIFQVLQGIKLLTEPRDVD, from the coding sequence ATGGTAATCAACCAAGGGGATATTTTTTGGATTGATTTCAGAGCCCCTAATGGATCAGAGCCTGGCTATCGTCATCCTCATCTCGTCCTTCAAAACAACCTCTTTAATCGCAGCCGAATAAACACGGTTGTTGTTTGTACTTTCACGTCCAATATGAAAAGAGCCAGTGCGCCCGGCAACGTAACCTTAAAGAAGGGCGAAGCGAACTTATCCAAAAAAAGCGTCGTGAATATTTCGCAAATTTTCACAGTGAACAAAAGCGATTTATCGGAAAAGATAGGAACTTTGTCAAAAGATCGTATCTTCCAGGTTCTTCAGGGTATTAAACTGCTTACTGAACCTAGAGATGTTGATTAA
- a CDS encoding toxin-antitoxin system HicB family antitoxin, with amino-acid sequence MFLEMCKEEGLNPNKEYSGTFNLRVSPELHAQIAARAAAEGKSLNKCVTDLLGDAVHSQ; translated from the coding sequence GTGTTTCTTGAAATGTGCAAAGAGGAAGGTCTCAATCCAAATAAAGAATATTCTGGAACATTTAATTTGCGGGTTTCACCGGAACTGCATGCACAGATTGCAGCAAGGGCTGCTGCAGAGGGCAAGAGCCTTAATAAATGTGTAACAGACCTGCTGGGAGACGCTGTCCATTCTCAATAA
- a CDS encoding type II toxin-antitoxin system HipA family toxin has protein sequence MAVKRHTKGPARKSIQVCAHWQGLENPILMGTLYATPSRGKEVFSFEYDPAWLKSSHAQVIDPGLMLFSGPQYARDGHDNFGLFLDSSPDRWGRVLMQRREAQQARAEQRNVRPLLESDYLLGVYDDHRMGALRFRLGDDEPFLDNQEDMAAPPWTKLRDLEYASLQLEQDDAESDKDYMKWLKMLIAPGGSLGGARPKASVLDENSHPWIAKFPSRRDEINVGKWEYLVYQLAKKAGIIMAHSDIRHFSGEYDTFLTKRFDRTEKGERLHFASARTLTLC, from the coding sequence ATGGCTGTAAAACGACATACAAAAGGCCCAGCAAGAAAATCCATTCAAGTTTGCGCTCATTGGCAGGGGTTGGAAAATCCAATTCTGATGGGAACACTTTATGCCACCCCTTCAAGAGGAAAAGAGGTTTTTTCTTTTGAATACGATCCTGCCTGGCTCAAGTCTTCGCATGCACAAGTTATTGACCCTGGTTTAATGCTATTCTCAGGCCCACAATATGCTCGCGACGGACATGATAATTTTGGCTTGTTTCTGGATTCTTCTCCAGATCGCTGGGGCCGTGTTTTAATGCAACGCCGAGAGGCTCAACAAGCGAGAGCAGAGCAAAGAAATGTGCGCCCGCTTCTTGAGTCAGATTATTTACTTGGCGTTTATGATGACCATCGCATGGGGGCTTTACGCTTTCGCCTGGGAGATGATGAGCCGTTTTTAGACAATCAGGAAGATATGGCTGCACCGCCATGGACAAAATTACGGGATTTGGAATATGCCAGCTTGCAGTTAGAGCAGGATGATGCTGAAAGCGACAAGGACTACATGAAGTGGCTGAAAATGCTTATTGCCCCTGGAGGGTCACTTGGCGGGGCACGCCCCAAAGCCAGTGTATTAGACGAGAACAGTCATCCATGGATTGCCAAATTCCCTTCTCGCCGCGATGAAATCAACGTTGGTAAATGGGAATACCTTGTTTATCAATTGGCAAAAAAAGCAGGTATTATAATGGCACATTCCGATATCCGACATTTCTCAGGAGAATATGATACCTTCCTCACAAAGCGATTTGATCGGACAGAAAAAGGTGAGCGTCTACACTTTGCCTCAGCCAGGACCTTGACCTTGTGTTAG
- a CDS encoding aspartate/glutamate racemase family protein, which produces MKTIGLLGGMSWESTAGYYRMINEGVKKALGGLHSAKIVLYSVDFDPVEKLMGRGDWQGVAEALSEAAVKIQSAGADFLLICTNTMHQVAPEIQDTIDIPLLHIADATAEALIRSGIKKTGLLGTAFTMEQDFYKGRLDRDHGLDVLVPGKSDRAFIHQTIFQELCLGIAKHETREKYLRIIDTLAKQGAEAIILGCTEIGMLVGQKDTPVKLFDTTAIHAQKAVQYAYL; this is translated from the coding sequence ATGAAAACAATCGGCCTTCTGGGCGGCATGAGCTGGGAAAGCACGGCCGGGTATTACCGGATGATTAATGAGGGTGTGAAAAAGGCCTTGGGCGGACTGCATTCTGCAAAAATCGTGCTGTACAGTGTGGATTTTGATCCCGTGGAAAAACTGATGGGCCGGGGGGATTGGCAGGGGGTGGCCGAAGCTCTTTCAGAGGCCGCCGTAAAGATCCAGTCTGCGGGGGCTGATTTTCTCCTGATCTGCACCAATACCATGCATCAGGTGGCTCCTGAGATCCAGGATACAATTGATATTCCCCTGCTGCATATAGCCGATGCAACGGCCGAGGCCCTGATCCGGTCCGGGATTAAAAAGACGGGCCTGCTGGGCACGGCGTTTACCATGGAGCAGGATTTTTATAAGGGCCGCCTGGACAGGGACCACGGACTTGATGTCCTGGTGCCGGGAAAGTCAGACAGGGCCTTTATCCATCAAACTATTTTTCAGGAACTGTGCCTGGGAATCGCAAAACACGAAACCAGGGAAAAATATCTTCGGATCATCGATACCCTGGCAAAACAGGGGGCTGAAGCCATCATCCTGGGCTGCACGGAAATCGGGATGCTGGTGGGCCAGAAGGATACACCCGTAAAACTCTTTGACACCACTGCCATTCATGCACAAAAGGCGGTGCAATATGCGTATTTATGA
- a CDS encoding type II toxin-antitoxin system VapC family toxin yields the protein MKKILIDSGPLIALFDSSDRYHQESVDFIKLNKYPLITTIASITETLHLLDFNRNAQIDFLDWVGRGGVEIHDIQNKDFHRLKELTEKYRDLPMDFADSCLVYTAEQLNINTIATIDRDFTVYRIKGRKKFEIVLS from the coding sequence ATGAAAAAAATTCTAATAGACTCTGGCCCTTTAATTGCGTTGTTCGATTCATCCGATAGATACCATCAAGAATCGGTTGATTTTATCAAGCTAAATAAATATCCTCTCATTACAACGATAGCCTCCATAACAGAGACACTTCACTTATTGGATTTCAACCGAAATGCGCAGATAGATTTTTTAGACTGGGTTGGCAGAGGAGGAGTTGAGATTCATGATATCCAAAATAAAGACTTTCATCGATTAAAAGAGCTAACAGAAAAATATCGTGACTTACCAATGGATTTTGCCGATTCATGTCTTGTTTATACAGCTGAACAACTCAACATAAATACCATTGCAACTATTGATCGTGATTTTACAGTTTACAGGATTAAAGGAAGAAAAAAGTTTGAAATTGTACTTTCTTGA
- a CDS encoding ribbon-helix-helix domain-containing protein, which produces MPASKIAITIDDKTLKQLDILVKSKFFSSRSNAIQQAVAEKLMRIEKSRLAQECSKLDPKFEQSLAEEGFSSELEEWPQY; this is translated from the coding sequence ATGCCGGCATCAAAAATTGCAATTACAATTGACGACAAGACACTTAAACAGCTTGATATTCTTGTCAAATCAAAATTTTTTTCAAGCCGTAGCAATGCCATTCAACAGGCCGTTGCTGAAAAGCTTATGCGCATTGAGAAAAGCCGTCTTGCGCAGGAGTGCTCCAAGCTTGACCCTAAATTCGAACAGTCTTTAGCTGAGGAAGGCTTCTCATCGGAGTTGGAAGAATGGCCGCAATATTAA
- a CDS encoding type II toxin-antitoxin system prevent-host-death family antitoxin, translating to MTKDCSKNRTVESKAAHLLYFVVKNHPFTDGNKRSGAFLFVDFLHRNGRLIKQNGVPVINDTGLAALTLLVAESDPKQKETLIKLILTLISIWTKLRSISLIMEAKMKLSESVKPISYFKAHASEIVRQIADRQQPMVITQNGEAKAILQDIVQYEQTQESLAMLKMLAQSRNSLKNGDHKPVADVFSNLKKKIREDQSE from the coding sequence ATGACGAAGGATTGCTCAAAGAACCGGACGGTTGAAAGCAAGGCTGCCCATCTTTTGTATTTTGTGGTGAAAAACCATCCATTTACTGACGGCAACAAGCGCAGCGGTGCATTTTTGTTTGTGGATTTTTTACACCGCAACGGCCGTCTGATAAAGCAGAATGGTGTGCCTGTGATCAATGATACCGGTCTTGCGGCGTTAACCCTGCTGGTGGCCGAGTCTGATCCAAAACAAAAAGAGACCCTGATAAAACTGATCTTGACTTTGATCTCAATATGGACTAAATTAAGATCAATATCATTAATTATGGAGGCCAAGATGAAACTAAGCGAATCTGTAAAACCCATTAGCTATTTTAAAGCGCATGCTTCAGAAATTGTCCGGCAAATCGCTGATCGCCAGCAACCCATGGTTATCACTCAGAATGGGGAAGCCAAAGCGATTCTCCAGGATATTGTTCAATATGAGCAGACACAGGAAAGCCTTGCCATGCTGAAAATGTTGGCCCAAAGTAGAAATAGCCTTAAAAATGGGGATCACAAACCTGTTGCCGATGTTTTCAGCAATTTGAAAAAGAAAATCCGAGAAGACCAATCTGAATGA
- a CDS encoding type IV toxin-antitoxin system AbiEi family antitoxin encodes MTGEKRNILNQILRNWPKGTVGTLAWFREYGGYQQLLDYYQKAPWVTKIGSGAYIQHGDTVDWRGGLYAVQNQLNLFVHAGGKTALELSGFGHNLQLGQTAKVYLFASEKIQLPKWFIKHPWEDQLCFKQLNIFQSRPDFGLMHFNTGNFEIKGSAPERAMFELCALIPNYHSFEEAGHFMESLLTLRCEYVQTLLEACSSIKAKRLFLYFADTYSMPWFQKLDIKNIDLGKGKRQVAANGILNKKYQITVPDETKSIRLTDIP; translated from the coding sequence ATGACTGGTGAAAAAAGAAATATATTAAACCAAATCCTCCGGAATTGGCCTAAAGGGACAGTGGGTACATTGGCATGGTTCCGCGAGTATGGCGGATATCAGCAGTTACTAGACTATTACCAGAAAGCGCCTTGGGTAACTAAAATAGGAAGTGGTGCATATATTCAACACGGAGATACTGTTGATTGGCGAGGGGGATTGTATGCAGTTCAGAATCAGTTAAATCTTTTTGTTCATGCTGGCGGGAAAACTGCTCTAGAATTATCTGGATTCGGACATAATCTTCAATTGGGGCAAACAGCAAAAGTATATCTTTTTGCATCTGAAAAAATTCAATTACCGAAATGGTTCATAAAACATCCATGGGAAGATCAATTGTGTTTTAAGCAGCTAAATATTTTCCAATCGCGACCTGATTTTGGATTAATGCATTTTAATACGGGCAATTTTGAAATAAAAGGTTCTGCGCCCGAGCGCGCCATGTTTGAATTGTGTGCTCTGATTCCAAATTATCATTCGTTTGAAGAGGCTGGTCATTTTATGGAAAGTCTTTTAACCTTGCGATGTGAATATGTACAAACCCTTCTTGAAGCATGCAGTTCAATAAAAGCAAAACGGTTATTCCTCTATTTTGCGGACACATATAGTATGCCCTGGTTTCAGAAGCTGGATATAAAAAATATTGATCTGGGAAAAGGGAAACGACAGGTTGCAGCCAATGGAATCCTAAATAAAAAATATCAAATAACAGTCCCTGATGAAACAAAGAGTATCCGCTTAACGGATATCCCATGA
- a CDS encoding methyltransferase family protein gives MVGGIFILISIGFSLSGFVVLIKNKTPFDTAKSTVKIVQEGPYRFSRNPLYLSLLILLFGISILTASLWVLFTLPVLYILFLFKAVKPEESYLLQKFGAEYLSYSSKVRRWI, from the coding sequence ATTGTCGGTGGTATATTTATACTTATATCCATCGGTTTCTCATTGAGCGGATTTGTTGTCCTAATCAAAAACAAGACCCCATTTGACACTGCAAAATCCACGGTTAAGATAGTACAGGAAGGTCCATATCGTTTTTCTCGAAATCCATTGTACCTGTCATTATTGATTCTATTATTTGGAATTTCGATTTTGACTGCTTCTCTCTGGGTGCTCTTTACATTGCCGGTTCTCTATATTCTTTTTTTATTCAAAGCCGTGAAACCTGAAGAGAGCTATCTGTTACAAAAATTTGGAGCAGAATATTTATCGTATTCATCCAAAGTAAGACGCTGGATTTAA
- the rhuM gene encoding RhuM family protein yields the protein MQIARSDKPVTLYDLDVVISVGYRVKSPQGVQFRRWATQRLRDYLIQGYALNQKRFEENAAELKQALALIQKAARSPALATDMGRGLVDIMGRYTTTFLWLQQYDEGLLKEPDG from the coding sequence ATGCAAATTGCCCGTTCCGACAAGCCGGTTACCCTCTATGACCTGGATGTGGTGATCTCTGTGGGATACCGGGTGAAGTCTCCCCAGGGTGTTCAATTTCGCAGGTGGGCCACACAGCGGTTACGAGACTATTTGATTCAGGGCTATGCCCTCAACCAGAAACGCTTTGAAGAAAATGCAGCAGAATTAAAGCAGGCCCTTGCCCTGATTCAGAAGGCGGCCAGATCGCCTGCCCTTGCCACAGACATGGGGCGGGGCCTGGTGGATATCATGGGCCGGTATACCACCACCTTTTTATGGCTCCAGCAGTATGACGAAGGATTGCTCAAAGAACCGGACGGTTGA
- a CDS encoding type I restriction endonuclease subunit R, which produces MVSQTNEQALEAAIEKKLTGTCLEELAAANGHTVAETRMPFGIHHGYELGYPQHFNPRFAIDTEKFWAFLEKTQEKELEKLKRNSRDTDEWQRKILERMDRMARKNGLLHLLKKGLSLDDIHLVLMYPAPLASSAEQVKTNFENNIFSSTRQVHYSLDNPSESIDLVLFINGLAFATLELKNPWTGQTARFHGQKQYRTKRDSRQPLLQFGRCLVHMAVDTDEVYMTTKLAGKSTFFLPFNKGHNLGAGNPPNKGGHKSAYLWEEVFKKESIADIVEHFIRLSGRPKDPLNKRRLFFPRYHQMDVVRELAGHAAQNGVGHTYLVQHSAGSGKSNSITWAAYRLIETYPAAADIRGAKGLEQPLFDSVIVVTDRRLLDKQLRETIREFSEVKNIIAPAYRSQDLKAALEQGKKIIITTIQKFPFILDGIGDLRQKNFAVIIDEAHSSQSGTAHDNMNRVMGRVDQEDEDGLDAQDKILKAMAERKMRENASYFAFTATPKNTTLEKFGIEQPDGRFTPFHLYSMKQAIEEGFILDVLANYTTYKSYYEIQKSIQDNPLFDSKKAQKKLRAYVERHQQTIAIKADIILEHFIPHVVNQKKLKGKAKGMVITQNIETAIRYYQAISRLLEKRGNPFKALIAFSGQKQVDGIDYTESDMNGFAESETRERFDTDDYRLLVVANKYLTGFDQPKLAAMYVDKKLQGVMAVQALSRLNRSAPHLGKKTEDLFILDFFNRVEEIQTAFDDFYTATSLSRATDVNVLHDLKETLDAEGIYEWQEVEDFVERYFNDADAQDLSPFIDTAAARFNTGLALEDQDKADLKIKAKQFVKIYGQMASIMPYEIVAWEKLFWFLKFLIPKLIVIDPKADEIDELLNAVDLSSYGLQRVKLNHRIRLNEDETELEPQNPNPRGAHGGDEAHDPLDDIVRRFNERWFQGWSATPEEQRIKFIHIADSIRAHPDFDQKYKNNQDTHNRVLAFQKIFEDVMLKKRRNELELYKLLASDAAFKSAMQQSLRQIVDR; this is translated from the coding sequence ATGGTCAGCCAAACCAATGAACAGGCCCTGGAAGCTGCCATTGAAAAAAAATTGACCGGTACCTGCCTGGAAGAATTGGCGGCTGCAAATGGTCACACGGTGGCGGAAACCAGGATGCCGTTTGGCATCCATCATGGGTATGAGCTGGGGTATCCCCAGCATTTCAATCCGAGATTCGCCATTGATACGGAAAAGTTCTGGGCATTTCTTGAAAAAACCCAGGAAAAGGAACTGGAAAAACTTAAGCGCAACAGCCGGGACACAGATGAATGGCAGCGCAAGATCCTGGAGCGCATGGACCGCATGGCAAGAAAAAACGGCCTGTTGCATCTTTTGAAAAAAGGCCTGAGCCTGGATGACATCCACCTTGTTCTGATGTATCCGGCCCCCCTTGCCAGCAGTGCAGAACAGGTAAAAACCAATTTTGAGAACAATATTTTCAGTTCCACCCGGCAGGTGCACTATTCCCTGGATAATCCGAGCGAATCCATTGATCTGGTGCTGTTTATCAACGGGCTTGCCTTTGCCACCCTGGAACTGAAAAATCCCTGGACCGGACAGACCGCCAGGTTTCACGGGCAAAAGCAGTACAGGACCAAAAGAGACAGCCGCCAGCCTTTGCTGCAGTTCGGCCGGTGTCTCGTCCACATGGCAGTGGACACAGACGAAGTGTATATGACCACAAAGCTTGCCGGAAAATCCACCTTTTTTCTGCCGTTCAACAAAGGGCACAATCTGGGTGCGGGAAATCCCCCCAATAAAGGCGGCCATAAATCCGCCTATTTATGGGAAGAGGTTTTCAAAAAAGAGAGCATCGCAGATATTGTCGAACACTTTATCCGGCTTTCCGGCAGACCCAAAGATCCCCTGAACAAACGAAGATTGTTTTTCCCGAGGTATCACCAGATGGATGTGGTCAGAGAACTTGCCGGGCATGCCGCACAAAACGGGGTGGGACATACCTATCTTGTTCAGCATTCGGCAGGGTCCGGAAAATCAAACTCCATTACCTGGGCCGCCTACCGGTTGATCGAGACCTATCCTGCCGCAGCAGACATCCGGGGTGCAAAAGGCCTGGAGCAGCCCCTGTTTGATTCGGTCATCGTGGTCACGGACCGGCGCCTGCTGGATAAGCAGCTGCGGGAAACCATCAGGGAATTTTCCGAAGTCAAAAACATTATCGCACCGGCATACCGGTCCCAGGATCTGAAAGCGGCCCTGGAGCAGGGCAAAAAGATCATCATCACCACCATACAGAAATTTCCCTTTATTCTGGACGGTATCGGTGATTTGAGACAAAAGAACTTTGCCGTGATAATTGATGAGGCCCACAGCTCCCAGAGCGGAACGGCCCATGACAACATGAACCGGGTCATGGGAAGGGTCGATCAGGAAGACGAAGACGGCCTGGATGCCCAGGATAAAATTCTCAAGGCCATGGCAGAGCGCAAGATGCGGGAAAACGCGTCCTATTTTGCCTTTACCGCCACCCCCAAGAACACCACCCTGGAAAAATTCGGCATCGAGCAACCCGACGGCCGGTTTACGCCGTTTCATCTGTATTCAATGAAACAGGCCATTGAAGAGGGGTTTATCCTGGATGTCCTGGCCAATTACACCACCTATAAAAGCTATTATGAAATCCAGAAATCGATACAGGACAACCCCCTGTTTGACAGCAAAAAAGCCCAGAAGAAACTGCGGGCCTATGTCGAGCGGCACCAGCAGACCATTGCCATAAAAGCGGACATTATCCTGGAGCACTTTATTCCCCATGTGGTGAACCAGAAAAAACTCAAGGGCAAAGCCAAAGGAATGGTTATTACCCAGAATATTGAAACCGCCATCCGGTATTATCAGGCCATATCCCGGCTCCTGGAAAAAAGGGGGAACCCGTTCAAGGCATTGATTGCATTTTCCGGGCAAAAGCAGGTGGACGGAATTGATTATACGGAAAGCGATATGAACGGATTTGCCGAAAGCGAGACCAGGGAGCGGTTTGATACAGATGATTACCGGCTGCTGGTGGTGGCCAACAAATACCTGACCGGATTTGACCAGCCCAAACTGGCGGCGATGTATGTGGATAAAAAACTGCAAGGGGTGATGGCGGTCCAGGCCCTGTCCCGGTTGAACCGGTCCGCACCCCATCTGGGCAAAAAAACCGAAGACCTGTTTATCCTGGATTTTTTCAATCGTGTGGAAGAGATCCAGACCGCGTTCGATGATTTTTACACGGCCACCAGCCTGTCCAGAGCCACGGATGTGAATGTCCTGCATGACCTCAAAGAGACCCTGGATGCAGAAGGCATATATGAATGGCAGGAGGTGGAAGATTTTGTGGAACGGTATTTCAATGATGCGGATGCACAGGATTTAAGCCCTTTCATTGACACTGCGGCAGCCAGGTTCAACACCGGGCTGGCACTGGAAGACCAGGACAAGGCTGATCTGAAAATCAAGGCCAAACAGTTTGTCAAAATATACGGGCAGATGGCATCAATCATGCCCTATGAAATTGTGGCATGGGAAAAGCTGTTCTGGTTTTTGAAATTTCTGATCCCCAAGCTGATCGTTATAGACCCCAAAGCAGATGAGATCGATGAATTGCTGAACGCGGTGGATCTATCCTCCTATGGGTTACAGCGGGTGAAACTGAATCACCGTATCCGGCTGAATGAGGATGAGACCGAACTGGAACCGCAAAACCCGAATCCCCGGGGCGCCCACGGCGGTGATGAGGCCCACGACCCCCTGGATGATATTGTCCGCCGCTTCAATGAGAGGTGGTTTCAGGGATGGAGCGCCACGCCGGAAGAACAGCGGATCAAATTCATCCACATTGCAGACAGCATCAGGGCACACCCGGATTTTGATCAAAAGTATAAAAACAACCAGGATACCCATAACCGGGTTCTGGCGTTTCAGAAGATATTTGAAGATGTCATGCTCAAAAAAAGGCGCAATGAGCTGGAACTATACAAACTGCTGGCCAGCGATGCTGCCTTCAAATCGGCAATGCAGCAAAGCCTTAGACAGATCGTTGACAGATAG
- a CDS encoding nitroreductase family protein → MVPAIDDYYRDKPQVERDEGMRSCGLAGQTIMLMALELGYQSCPMDGFDYDAVAKIINLPQNHSIAFMIAIGKGIKDSWPRPGQLSLDEIMVNDRFD, encoded by the coding sequence TTGGTACCGGCAATAGATGACTATTATCGTGACAAACCTCAGGTCGAGCGTGACGAGGGCATGCGATCCTGCGGACTGGCCGGGCAGACAATTATGCTCATGGCTCTGGAGCTGGGATACCAGAGCTGCCCTATGGATGGTTTTGATTACGATGCGGTTGCAAAAATCATCAACCTGCCCCAGAACCACAGCATTGCTTTCATGATTGCCATCGGCAAGGGCATCAAAGACTCATGGCCAAGACCGGGTCAGCTGTCGCTGGATGAAATCATGGTAAACGACCGCTTCGATTAA
- a CDS encoding nucleotidyl transferase AbiEii/AbiGii toxin family protein — protein sequence MKMNKYFEQAKLMLSILPIVGQEKEFALKGGTALNFFHLNMPRISVDIDLTFLPVKPRNETLKNITDSLGRISDKVKRLFPRCQVQKLKIKDTDYTYKLIIKSQGNLVKIEPNLILRGSCYPPILKPLCKNAQDLFKMEIEVPVLSFADLYGGKICAALDRQHPRDLFDIKLLSEAESLNEKINQAFVVYLASHNRPMSELLSPNFQDFRQAYENEFKGMSSINVSYEELEKIRKE from the coding sequence ATGAAAATGAACAAATATTTTGAACAGGCCAAATTAATGCTGTCCATTCTTCCAATAGTCGGGCAGGAAAAAGAATTTGCCCTAAAAGGCGGGACTGCTTTGAATTTTTTTCATTTGAATATGCCTCGAATCTCTGTTGATATTGATTTAACCTTTCTTCCAGTTAAACCAAGGAATGAAACTTTAAAAAATATTACAGATTCTCTTGGCAGAATTTCAGATAAGGTTAAGCGATTGTTTCCCCGTTGTCAGGTTCAAAAATTAAAAATAAAAGATACGGATTATACATACAAGCTGATTATTAAAAGCCAAGGCAACCTGGTTAAAATAGAACCGAATTTGATACTGAGAGGAAGCTGCTATCCCCCAATTTTAAAACCATTATGCAAAAATGCCCAGGATCTTTTTAAGATGGAAATTGAAGTCCCGGTACTCTCTTTTGCAGATCTTTATGGTGGGAAGATATGTGCAGCTTTGGATCGTCAGCACCCTCGAGATTTGTTTGATATTAAACTCCTTTCTGAAGCAGAAAGCCTGAATGAAAAAATCAATCAAGCGTTTGTCGTATACCTTGCCAGCCACAACCGGCCCATGTCAGAGTTGCTTTCACCAAATTTTCAGGATTTTAGACAGGCGTACGAAAATGAATTCAAAGGTATGTCATCGATAAATGTCAGTTATGAAGAACTGGAAAAAATACGTAAGGAATAG
- a CDS encoding helix-turn-helix domain-containing protein has product MAKKRVVISSTLEDILETVGENIKLARLRRKITATMLAERAGISRVTLRKIENGESSVTMAIYANVLFCLGLEKDLLRLAGDDPLGRRLQDAELTHTTERVAKRKK; this is encoded by the coding sequence ATGGCAAAAAAAAGAGTGGTAATCTCATCTACACTGGAAGATATTCTAGAGACGGTCGGAGAAAATATCAAACTTGCGCGCTTGCGCCGCAAAATTACTGCGACCATGCTGGCAGAGCGTGCAGGTATTAGTCGTGTAACCTTAAGAAAAATTGAGAATGGTGAAAGCAGTGTCACAATGGCTATTTATGCCAATGTTCTTTTTTGTCTCGGCCTTGAAAAGGATTTATTACGACTTGCCGGAGACGATCCTTTAGGGCGACGCTTACAAGATGCTGAATTGACTCACACAACTGAGCGTGTCGCTAAGAGGAAAAAGTAA
- a CDS encoding type II toxin-antitoxin system RelE/ParE family toxin — MKYTVHIILDAEKDLFEIYDYIKKAGSPQNAETIFSEIETACRNLSFNPEKGHYPPELQRIDVYDYREIHVKVYRILYEIIRSDVFIHCILDGRRNISEILQRRNLR, encoded by the coding sequence ATGAAATACACAGTTCATATTATCTTAGATGCGGAAAAAGACCTTTTTGAAATCTATGATTATATAAAAAAAGCCGGATCCCCGCAAAACGCGGAAACAATTTTTTCAGAAATAGAAACAGCCTGCCGCAATCTGTCATTTAATCCGGAAAAAGGTCATTATCCCCCTGAGCTTCAACGAATTGATGTGTATGACTATCGCGAAATCCATGTAAAAGTTTACCGCATTCTTTACGAGATCATAAGATCAGATGTTTTTATCCATTGCATTCTCGACGGCAGACGGAATATCTCGGAAATACTTCAGCGACGCAATTTGAGATAG